CCTGACTTTGAGACGCGAATTGCAATCCTGAGCAAAAAGTGCCAGCTTGAAGGAACACCAGTGCCACAGCACATTTTAGAGTTCATAGCCTCAAAGATTGAGACAAACATAAGAGAGCTCGAAGGTGCTTTAAATAAGATCTTAGCATACTCAAAGCTGATGGCACCAGACAAGGAAATCACCTTAGAGCTTGCTGAAAAGGCCCTAAAAGAGTTTATAGACACAAACACCAAAAAAGAGCTCACAATTGAAGATATTCAAGCAGAGGTTGCAGGTTATTTTAATATCAAACTGGAAGACTTTAAATCATCAAGAAGGTCTCGAAATGTAGCATTCCCACGCCAAATAGCAATGTACTTAGCAAGAGAGCTCACAAATGTATCCTTGCCTAAAATAGGGGAAGCCTTTGGCGGAAAAGACCACACAACAGTACTTCACGCTTGTGAAAAAATAAAAGAACTTATCAACAAGGATACTAACATAAGAAATACTGTGGAAAACCTAAAAAAACGACTTATCAACAGAGAATAAACAACTGTGGATAACTTATGTGTGAATTTGATTTTTCACATGTGAATTTAGTTGAAAAATACTTAAATTATCCACAATGTTGTTAAGTCTCTCAAATTCACATTTTTCAAGGACTTGCACACATTTTTAACTTATCCACAGGTATTATTAGCTACTACTACTGGTAGAGTTTTATTTAAGCCTGCGTGCAAATACCCCCAATAAAAGAGGAGGGAATAAAAATGAGATTTGTTGTGGATAAAAGCACTCTGCAAGATAATATTTCCAAGGTAATACCTGCTGCAGCATCAACAAAGGTAACATCCATTTTAGAGTGCGTATTAATTGAAGCAGAAGATGTGGTTGTATTTACCACAAACGATATGAAAATGCAAATGCAAACAGAGTTTCAGGCAGAGATTTTAGAAAGAGGAGCAGCACTTGTCAAGGCAAAGCTTCTATCTGATATTGTAAAAAAGCTTCCTTCTGGTGACGTTGAAATAATAAGAGAGGACAACGAAGTAAAAATCAGGTGTCAGAAGATAGAATTTAGGCTCCCAACTCTTGACCCACTTGACTTTCCAAAGATGGACAGAAAGCCAATTGATAGCTTTTGTGAGTTTGCAGCAAACGAGTTTGAGGACGCAATGGACAAGGTTATATTTGCAACATCTAAGGATGAGACAAGGCCTACCTTTACAGGGGTGCTTTTCGAAAGAGAAGGCGATGTTATAAACCTTGTCGGGATGGACGGGCACAGGCTCGCAATTTGCAAGTTAAAACCAATTGAAGTAGACGGCGAGTTTTCAAAGATTGTGCCAGCTGAGAACTTAGATGATATAACAAAGATAATAGACATTGAAGAAGCAGAAAAGGTAAGAGTTTCGTTCTTTGAAAATCAGGCTCTGTTTGAGATAGGCTCGACCAGCGTCATTGTAACCCTCATATCAGGTAGATTTTTTGACTATAAAAATGTCATTCCGACAGAGTATTCAACAAAGATTTCAATCTCAGCAGATGTTTTAGAGAGCACACTTGAAAGAGCATCAATTGTTTCAAAGGATGAGAAAACAAATGTCCAAGCTGTTATATTTGAGGTTTCTGGTATGATGTTCAGGGTCATGTCATATTCAACAGATGGAAGATACGAAGAAGATGTTCTTTGCGATGTTGAAGGAAAAGACATCAGAATTGGGTTTAATGTTAAATACTTTTTAGATGTTCTAAAGGTTTTAGATGGAGGAGTAGACATTTACATTACATCACTTACAAGCCCGAGCGTTGTAAAGCAGCAAGGGGATGAGGGCTACATCTATCTTGTGCTTCCTGTTAAGATGCCAGAATAAGCTTTTTTGATTTGGGGTTTTGAAAAGATGATAATAAAGAGTATTTACCTTGAAAATTTTAGAAATCATAATGAAAGGTTTTTTGAGTTCAAAGATGGAATAAATTTGATTTTAGGTAAAAACGCCTCAGGAAAGACAAACCTTCTTGAGGCTATATATTTTTGTCTTTGTGGAAAGTCTTTTAAATCAAAGGATACAAATCTCATCAGTTTCGATAGCGAATATTTTAAGCTTGAAGCAAGTGTTTTAGCAAATGACGTTGAATATGGTATATTATGCTATGTAGACAGGCTCGGTCAAAAGAGAATAATGATAAATGAGAAGAAAATAAATAGGCTATCCGAGCTTATAGAAAAATTCAAATTTGTATATTTTGAGCCAGATTCGACAGAGCTTATAAAGCAAGACCCAAAGGTGCGACGAAAGTTTTTGGACATGGAGGTTGCAAAACTATACCCTTACATGATAAAAACCTTTCAAGACTATCAAAAAGCCTTGATGAGCAGAAACGCTTTTTTGAAAAGTTATGATAAAAAGGATATAATAGATGTGTATGATATTGAGCTTTCTAAATTGGGTTGTCAGATATTAAAAAAAAGAGAAGAGATAATAAAGAGGTTGTCTGAGGCAACAAAAGAGATTTGGTACAAAGTGTTTGAAGACAAAAGCACAATTGACATCGTCTTCAGACCCTCAATTCCATCATCAAGTGAAGAAGAGTATTACAGCCAGCTTAAGAAGCAGTTTGAAAAGGATGTCCAGATGGGGTTTACAACCAAAGGTGTTCACAGAGATGATTTTGATGTTTTTATAAACGGCCAAAATGCAAAAGAATATGCCTCAGAAGGCCAAATTAAGTTTGCATGCATTGCAATCTCTCTTGCATCTGCAAAGCTTTTTGAAAAACCAGTTTTGCTTTTAGATGATATATTCTCAGAGCTTGACAGTGAAAAAAGAAAAAATGTTTTAAAGCTTTGTAAAGATTATCAAGCAATTATAACCTCTGCAGATGAGAAAGACAGTTTAGTAAAAACAGGGCTTTTGAGCCATGATATAAATCTCATTCAACTTTAAATCTTCTTTTAAAAAATCCATAGGGATGTGAAGGTATGTTCGCTCATATAGGTGAGGATTATGTTGTAAACAGTTCAGAGCTTCTTTTGATAATGAACTACGACATTTTTATGAGCTCTGAAGATAACTTGAGAATTTTGGAAAGTCTTAAAAACGAAGATAGGCTTGTTGTCATAAACGATGATTTGAAAAAGTCAATTATAATCCTTGAGATTGATGGAAGGCTGTATGCTATTGTCTCTCCTGTGTCCTCAACAACAATTGCAAAAAGGTTTTTGAATTTTAATTACTATGTAGACAACTACTTAGATGAAAGTTAAAGGTCATTTTATTTTTATTCAAAATTCTATTTTTGGAAGGTGATATGAAGTTGGCTACAACAAAAAATCCAAATCAAGAATATACTGCAAGTGAAATACAGGTTTTAGAAGGGCTTGAAGCTGTAAGAAAACGTCCTGGAATGTATATAGGTTCAACATCCCAGCGAGGTCTTCATCACTTGGTATATGAGATTGTTGACAATGCAATTGACGAGGCAATGGCAGGGTTTTGCAAAAACATTGATGTTACTATTCACAGGGACAATTCTGTAACTGTATTAGACGATGGACGAGGAATTCCTGTTGACATTCATCCAAAACTTCAAAAAAGCGGTGTTGAGGTAGTATTTACAGTACTTCACGCAGGTGGAAAGTTCAATGAAAGTGTGTATAAAGTGTCTGGCGGTCTTCATGGTGTTGGTGCATCTGTTGTTAATGCACTCTCAAGATACTTAGAGGTTGAAGTTTACAGAGACGGCAATATATATTATCAAAAGTATGAAAGAGGAAAGCCAGTTTGTGATTTAAAGGTAATTGGTCAGACACAACGGACAGGTACAAAAGTTACATTCTTGCCAGACGATGAGATATTTGAGACAATTGAGTTTGACGCAGACGTTTTGCTGCAGCGTCTTCGTGAGCTTGCGTTTTTAAACAAAGGGATAAGGATAACATTTACTGATGAGAGAGAAAAAAATCCAAAGACAATTGAGCTAAAGTACGATGGCGGTATTGCAGAGTTTGTAAAGTTTTTAAACCGAAACAAAGAGGTTTTGCACCCAGAGCCAATTTACATTGAGGGCGAGAAAAACCAAATCTTGGTTGAGGTTGCAATCCAATACACAGACCAGTTTGGTGAGAACATTTACTCATTTGCAAACAACATAGCGACAATAGACGGTGGTACACACTTAGTTGGCTTTAAAGCTGCTGTGACAAAGGCTGTGAACGAGTATGCAAAAAAATACAACTTTGTAAAAGGAGATAACCAGCTTTTGGGTGAAGACATAAGAGATGGCATGACAGCGGTTGTGTCTGTTAAGATTCACGAGCCGCAATTTGAAGGCCAGACGAAAACAAAGCTTGGAAACAGCGAGGCACGCTGGGCAGTTGAAAATTTAGTTTCTGAAAAGCTTGCAGCATTTTTAGAAGAAAATCCTGATGTGTCAAAAAAGATAATAGACAAGGCACTCTTGGCGGCAAAAGCGCGCGAAGAGGCAAAAAAGGCAAGAGAGCTTGTTATAAAAAGAAAATCTGCTTTAGACAGCTCAAACCTTCCAGGAAAACTTGCAGACTGTTCAGAAAAAGACCCTGAAAAGTGCGAGATATTCATTGTTGAGGGTGACTCTGCAGGTGGTTCTGCAAAGCAAGGACGAGATAGGCGTTATCAGGCAATCTTGCCGCTTTGGGGTAAGATGCTAAATGTCGAGAAAGCAAGCCAGGACAAGATTTATTCAAACGACAAGCTTCTTCCTTTAATTCAAGCGTTGGGGGTTGGTGTTGGAAATGACATTGACCTTAAAAAACTCAGATACCACAAGATAATTATCATGGCAGATGCTGATGTTGATGGTTCTCATATAAGGACACTGCTTTTGACATTCTTCTACAGATACATGAGACCTCTTATTGAAAATGGGCACATTTACATTGCCCAGCCACCACTTTACAAGATAACAAAAGGAAAACAGGTTCGATATGCGTATAACGACAAAGAGCTTCAGAAAATCTTGCAAGAGATGAAGGATGCCCAGGTTCAGCGATTCAAAGGTCTTGGTGAGATGAACGCAGAAGAGCTGTGGGAGACTACAATGGACCCTGCAAGGAGGATTCTTTTGAGAGTTGAGCTTGAAGATGCTGTCATGGCAGAGGAGATCTTCACAATTTTGATGGGCGAGAAGGTCGAACCGAGAAGAGAGTTTATTGAGAAAAATGCTAAGTATGTAAGGAATTTGGATATATAAAATTTGATGAGAAGGTGCAAAAATGAGATTTTTAATAGTCTTTTACTCTTTAACAGGAAACTCAAGAAAAGTGGCACAGGCATTGTCAAAGGTGTTGAGATGTGAAATTGTTGAAATTAAAGAATCTTCAAGTAGAAAGAGTATATTTGGTTTTTTGAGGTCTGGATATGAAGCAATCACAAAGAAAATAGTTCCTATTGAAGATATTGATAAAGATTTTTCAAAATATGATCATGTAATAGTGGTATCTCCTATTTGGGCTGGTAATTTGCCAAGTCCAGTAAGGAGTTTTTTAAAAAGGTATTTGGTTTTTATAAAAAATATCAGTTTTATTTTTACTCTTGCATCTGAAAAAGAAGTTGATGTTATAAATGTTTTTGAAAAAGATTTTGGCAAAAAGAGCTTATATTGTATGAGCATTTCTAAAAAGAAAATTCAATCTCAAGAATTTGAAAAAGCTGTTAACGAGTTTGCTCAGAAGATTAAAATAGAATAGTCACTTACTTTTAAAGGAGGCTTTTTAAAAGCATGGAAGAGCTGGATTTCAGGATAATTCCTGTTGAGATACAAGAAGAAATGAAACGAAGCTATATAGACTATGCAATGAGCGTAATTGTGTCCCGTGCGCTGCCAGATGTTCGCGATGGTCTAAAACCTGTTCACAGAAGAATACTTTATGCAATGAACGAGATAGGTCTTACACCTGACAAGCCTTACAGAAAGTCTGCAACAGTTGTGGGGCATGTTTTGGCTAAATACCATCCACACGGCGATGCAGCTGTGTACGAAAGCCTTGTTCGAATGGCACAGGACTTTTCCATGCGCCACCCTCTTGTTGACGGGCATGGAAATTTTGGATCGATTGACGGTGACCCACCTGCTGCTATGCGTTACACAGAAGCGCGTATGAGCAGAATTGCGGTGGAGATGCTTCGTGATATTGAAAAAGAAACAGTCGATTTTATGCCAAACTTTGATGAGTCTGCAAAAGAGCCAAAGGTTTTGCCATCGCGTTTCCCAAACCTTTTGGTAAATGGCAGCCAAGGTATTGCAGTTGGTATGGCAACAAACATTCCACCGCACAACTTGGCAGAAGTTGTAGATGCAATTGTGTACATGCTTGACCATCCAGATGCTACCTTAGATGACATTATGAAGATAATTAAAGGGCCTGATTTTCCAACAGGTGGATTTATAATCGGCAAAAAGGGGATAAAAGAGGCATATTCAACTGGTAAGGGCAAGATTGTGGTGCGTGCAAAGACTACGATTGAGCAGACATCTAAGGGAAGACAGAGAATAGTTGTAACAGAGCTTCCTTACATGGTAAACAAGGCACGACTTATCGAAAAGATTGCTGAGCTTGTGCGGGACAAGAAGATTGAAGGAATTTCAGATATAAGAGATGAGACTGACAAAGAGGGCTTGAGGATTGTAATTGAGATAAAGAAGGATGCCGATGCAAATGTTGTGCTAAAACAGCTTTACAAGAACACCCAACTGCAAGACACATTTGGAATAATAATGCTTGCGCTTGTTGACAATCAGCCAAAGGTCCTGACTCTTTTGGATATGCTAAACTACTACATTGAACATCAAAAGGATGTAATTGTAAGGCGAACAAAATATGACCTCAAAAAAGCTGAAGAAAGGGCTCACATCTTAGAAGGGCTCAAAAAAGCACTTGACCACATAGATGAGATTATCTCAATCATTCGTTCATCAAGGACAGTAAATGAGGCAAAGGAAAGGCTAATTGAAAGATTTGAATTTACAGAGGTCCAAGCGCAGGCAATACTTGACATGAGACTGCAACGCCTCACTGGCCTTGAGAGACAAAAGATTGAAGAAGAGCTTGCGGAGCTTCTTAAGATGATTGAGTACTACAAAAACGTGCTTGCAAACGAGGCAATGGTAAAAGAGATTATCAAAAAAGAGATTTTAGAGATAAAAGAAAAGTACAAGGATGAGAGAAGGACAAAGATAATTCAAGATGAACAAGAAGATTTTGAAGAAGAAGAACTTATCCAAGAACAAGACACAGTAATTACACTTACACACTTTGGATACATCAAAAGACTTCCACTTGACACATACAAGAGCCAGAAAAGAGGCGGCAAGGGCATAACAGGAATCTCAACAAGAGAAGAGGACTTTGTTGAAGAGGTATTTGTCACAACAACTCATCACTACATCTTGTTCTTTACAGACAAAGGAAAAGTGTATAAGCTCAGAGCATATGAAGTGCCAGAGGCATCAAGACAGGCAAAAGGCACGGCAATTGTCAATCTCATTCAGATTGGCAAAGATGAAAAAATCACAGCTTGCATGACTGTGAAGGACTTCAAAGAAGGCTTCTTGATGATGTGCACCAAAAACGGAACAATCAAAAAGGTGCTTTTGAGCGAGTTTGAAAATACAACAAAGGCAGGCAAAAAAGCAATAACTTTGTCTGAGGATGACTGCCTGATTGATGTAAAACTCACATCTGGCAATGACGAGATTGTTCTTGTTTCAAGCGGAGGGTATTGTGTTGTTTTCAATGAAAATGATGTAAGAGTTATGGGAAGGTCAGCCCAAGGCGTCAAGGGTATGACCCTTGAAGATGGCGACTTTGTTGTTGGAATGGAAAAGGTAAGCGATGGCAAGTACCTTTTGTGCGTAACAGAAAACGGTTTTGGAAAAAGAAGCGATATTGAGGAGTACAGGAAAACAAAACGCGGCGCAAAAGGAGTTTTGACATACAAGGTCACAGAAAAGACGGGCAGAATTGTTGATATTAAGATGGTAAATGACAATGATGAGATAATGCTGTGCTCAACAGATGGAGTGTTTATTAGGCTTGAAATAGATCAGGTGCCAATTCAAGGAAGGTCAACCCAAGGTGTTAAACTCATGCGAATAGACGGCGATAGCATAAAGGTGTCGTCAATTGCAAGGGTTAGAGAGGAAGAATAATAAAAAGGGTGGCTGTCAGAGTTTTAGGTAAGTTTTTTAAGATGGCAGCCAATTTTTTTTTATTGTGAGGGGTATAAATAATTATAGATGTGGAAATAAAAAAAAGGAATTATTTTTATAAACCTCTGTGAAAGGAGAAAAGTATATGATACCTTTAAAAGACACAATTCCAAGCAGGGAAAAACCTTTTGTGACCTGGACAATTATATTGGTAAATGTTTTTGTATTCTTGTACCAGGTATCACTGCCTCAAGCCAAGGCAGAGGAGTTTGTGTTCAGATATGGATTTATTCCAGAAAGGTTTACCTACTATCTTCAACATGGACTTTTGTTTGCAGTCACAGCTTCAGTCGGTTCAATTCTAACATCTATGTTTTTGCACGCAAGCTGGATGCACCTGATTTCCAACATGTGGAGCCTATGGCTTTTTGGCGACAATGTGGAGGACAGAGTAGGGCACTTTAGGTTTTTGATATTCTACATTTTGAGTGGAATTGTAGCATCACTTACTCACTGGTTTTTCAATGCAACATCTTCCATTCCAACAGTTGGGGCATCAGGTGCAATCTCTGGTGTAATGGGTGCATATTTTTTGATGTTCCCACTGTCAAGAATTGTAACTTTAATTCCAATTGGGTTTATTCCACTTTTTATTGAGATTCCAGCAATCATTTTCCTTGGATTTTGGTTTTTGTCACAGGTCTCATCTGGGATATTAGAACTATTTGGACCTGTATTTGGAAGCGGCATTGCATGGTGGGCCCATATAGGGGGATTCTTATTTGGTATGCTTACTATCAATATGTTTAAGAAAAAATATAGAAGATACAACAACTTCTTTGACGATGAGATTTTCTATTACAGATACTTTTAATAATAGACTACTAAAGGAGGAACGAGTATGAGTTTTTGGGATATATTAATACTGTATCTAATTATTACATCTATTCAGCCTGTGATGAAGCAAAGGATGATTGAATCTGCAAGGCAAAAGATGATTGCAAAGATAGAGAAAAAAAGAGGCTCAAGAGTTATTTTGCTTGTCCACAGGCAAGAAACAATGAGTTTTTTAGGCTTTCCCATCTATAAATATATTGACATAAACGACTCAGAAGAGGTAATTCGAGCAATCTCAATGACAGACCCCTCTGTGCCACTTGATATTATCCTTCACACACCAGGTGGCCTGGTTTTAGCATCCCTTCAGATTGCAAGAGCCATAAAGCGCCATAAAGGCAAGGTCACAGTCCATGTTCCTCACCATGCAATGTCAGGTGGGACGCTGATTGCTTTGGCAGCAGATGAGATAGTCATGGCTCCAGATGCGGTTTTAGGACCTGTTGATCCACAAATTGGTGAGTTTCCAGCAGTTTCGATTCTGGAAGTTGTGAAGCAAAAGCCAATGACAGAGATAGATGATAGAACATTGATTTTAGCTGATGTTGCTAAAAAGGCTATAAGACAGACAAAGGATGCAGTTTTAGAGCTTTTGAGCGGAAACTACCCAGACGATGTTGCAGAGAACATCGCAAAAGAGCTTGTTGAAGGTAAGTGGACGCACGACTATCCAATCACCTATGAAAAGGCAAAAGAGCTTGGATTAAAGGTAAGGTGTGATATAGACAAAGAAATTCAGCAGCTCATGAGCCTATATCCTCAGCCTGTTGTGAAAAGGTCATCTGTTGAGTATTTGTGGTATCCAAAGGGGAAGTAAAAGCTCATATAAGTAAGTATTTTTGGTTGCAGACCAGGTAAACATCATGGCTTACAGCAACAGAGCTGAGTATATAATCTCAATTTTCCACAATGAGGTCAACCTTGCAAAGGTATTTGGGAAGAAACTGGTTATTTCTGTTGAAACAGGACCCACTTCTGAAGGCGATTATGTAACATTTTACCAAGAAGAATATTAATACATGATGAATGAGTTGCAAGAGTTTGTAAGCTACTTTAAAACAGTGGAGCAAATTTGGGCATAGCGATACATTTATTTGGTCAATCTTTTGAGATAACAAAGCAATCAAGAGGAGAAAAAACAAAAAAGCTGGTACATCACGTACCAGCTTTTTTTACTAATTTCAATCCCCAAAGGGTAGGCTACAAACTACAGCTACTATGATAACGGGAACTTAACGACTTGGTTTCAATCCCCAAAGGGTAGGCTACAAACAATGCTGGATTCAGACCAGCACTATTGGAGAAAAGACGTTTCAATCCCCAAAGGGTAGGCTACAAACTTTCCTTGTAGTATTTCTTCCTATCTGCCATAAGGTGTTTCAATCCCCAAAGGGTAGGCTACAAACCAATATGTATCACCAATATTTACCCATAAAGTACCGTTTCAATCCCCAAAGGGTAGGCTACAAACAGAAATAAAGGAATTGTTTTTATTACAATACGAAAAGTTTCAATCCCCAAAGGGTAGGCTACAAACCATTAGTTAAAGAACTTTTAGATGAAAATGAAATATGTTTCAATCCCCAAAGGGTAGGCTACAAACTCTGTAATTGCAGTATTTATTTGTATTGCATAATTTTGTTTCAATCCCCAAAGGGTAGGCTACAAACCTAAGCTGCATACCACTCTTCAGCTGCTCGCTCAGCGGTTTCAATCCCCAAAGGGTAGGCTACAAACTGGTGAGAAGATGAAGCTGACGATGGATTTCTTTGTAGGTTTCAATCCCCAAAGGGTAGGCTACAAACGGGCGGTGGGAACCGCTCTATTTTTTTTGAAAGGGGTGTGTTTCAATCCCCAAAGGGTAGGCTACAAACTTACGAAAATGTAATACAAATTTTGTGCAAGTTGCTCAGTTTCAATCCCCAAAGGGTAGGCTACAAACACGTTAGAAAGCTTAGTTTTATTATATCAACTTTATGCAAAGGTGTCAATGTTTTTATTTTAGTACACCATATCAAAATGCCACTCAAATAAGAAGTACCAAGGTTTCGATCCCCATAAAACCCTTCCGTCTATCCAGCTGTTGCCAGCAATCCAGACGAACCCTTACCACATCTTGATGAAACCGTATACAAATCAAACCTCAAAAATTTTGCACTGGAGATCGACGGAAGTGACTTTTAGTCAAAGTAAATATATATTCATATCTTTTTGAATAAAATTGATTTGGACCAATAATGTTAAAAAGTAAAAAACCTTAAGAGATGAAATTAAAAATATTCGATTAATCGAGGATATAAAGCCTTATGTGAGCTCTTAGAGGTTCTTTTAATGAATGCTAAAATCTGCTCACTTGTATCTTTTTGTTTATTGATAGAATATAATAATTTTCTGGGTATATATAGATATGTTGAACAAAATAAAAATCAATGAAAGGAGAGAACAAAATAAAGTGAAAAGAAAAAGTCGCGTACTTATAATCATCTTAGTAGCAATAGCTTTTGTTTTGCTCTATCTTTTTTCAGTATACAACAGCCTTGTTAAAGCTGAAGAAAACGTAAAAAGTAAGTGGAGTCAGGTGGAGAATCAGCTTCAAAGAAGAGCAGATTTAATTCCTAACCTTGTAAACACAGTAAAAGGTTATGCAAAGCATGAAAAGGATATCTTCGAAAAGCTTGCAGAAGCAAGGTCAAAACTGATAAACTCTTCAACAGTTGAGGACAAAGTAAAAGCAAATGAAGAGCTTTCTAATGCACTTTCAAGGCTTTTGGCGATAGTTGAAAACTACCCTGACCTCAAAGCTGACCAAACCTTTATTACACTTATGGATGAGCTATCTGGCACAGAAAACAGAATAGCTGTTGCAAGAAAAGACTACAACGATGCGGTAAGAAGCTATAACACAAAGATAAAAGTCTTCCCGAATGTAATTATTGCGCGCATGTTTGGATTTGAAGAAAAACCATATTTCAAAGCGGAAGCAGAGGCTCAAAAAGTTCCCACAGTTGATTTTTCAAAGTAAAAAGGTGGAGAGGTAGAAATGCTAAACACACTTAAAGCCAGAAAAAATTTTTATTTAGCCTTTATATTCTTAATGCTTTTTTTGCTCATTGTATTTTTGCCGCTATATAGCTTAGCAAGTATTCCGCAAAAGCCAGCTGAAAATAGCTATGTCTTTGACTATGCAAACCTCATAGATGATTCCGACGAAGATCAGATGAGAGCTTTGGCAAAGAAAATAGAGGATAGCACATCTGCAGAGATTGTAGTTGTTACTGTTGAAACTTTGGGAAACTACACGATAGAGGAATATGCTCTAAACCTTTTTAGAAAATGGGGAATTGGGAACAAAGAAAAAGACAATGGCGTTTTGATTTTAGTGAATAAAGAAAACCTTCTTGCAAATAAAAAAGGAAAGATAAGAATAGAAGTTGGTTATGGCTTAGAAGGTGCAATCCCAGATGGCAAGGCAGGGAGAATTTTAGACACATATGCAATTCCAGCGTTTGAGAACAAAGAATACTCAAGAGGGATAAAGGATACATTCTATGCAGTTGCAAGTGAGGTCGCAAAGGAGTATAACCTGAATTTAGATGAACTTCAAGGGTACGGCGATGCACAAACAATAGATAATAACTCTACAGCTGAAGATGACAGTGAACTGAAACTTCCAGATGCAATAGCAATTATAGTCTTTGTAATAATTTTTGTTTTTATCTCTTTAAAATCCCGTAGAAAAGGCAGCTGGTGGTACAGAGGTCCATGGGATGGTTTTGGCGGTGGCTTTGGCGGCGGTTCATCTGGTGGTGGCTTTGGCGGTTTTGGTGGTGGCTCTTCTGGCGGTGGCGGTGCAAGCAGGTAAATCTTATTACTCCAGTACCGCCTTTTTGTTTACATGAGGCAAAGGAGACAAACCCAAAAAGTGCTTTAAAGGCTTTGCAAACTTCAGATACAAATGGTGTTGTTACTTCCTGAAAATTGGCGAACAATACTTTGATTTG
This Caldicellulosiruptor changbaiensis DNA region includes the following protein-coding sequences:
- the dnaN gene encoding DNA polymerase III subunit beta, with translation MRFVVDKSTLQDNISKVIPAAASTKVTSILECVLIEAEDVVVFTTNDMKMQMQTEFQAEILERGAALVKAKLLSDIVKKLPSGDVEIIREDNEVKIRCQKIEFRLPTLDPLDFPKMDRKPIDSFCEFAANEFEDAMDKVIFATSKDETRPTFTGVLFEREGDVINLVGMDGHRLAICKLKPIEVDGEFSKIVPAENLDDITKIIDIEEAEKVRVSFFENQALFEIGSTSVIVTLISGRFFDYKNVIPTEYSTKISISADVLESTLERASIVSKDEKTNVQAVIFEVSGMMFRVMSYSTDGRYEEDVLCDVEGKDIRIGFNVKYFLDVLKVLDGGVDIYITSLTSPSVVKQQGDEGYIYLVLPVKMPE
- the recF gene encoding DNA replication/repair protein RecF (All proteins in this family for which functions are known are DNA-binding proteins that assist the filamentation of RecA onto DNA for the initiation of recombination or recombinational repair.), whose translation is MIIKSIYLENFRNHNERFFEFKDGINLILGKNASGKTNLLEAIYFCLCGKSFKSKDTNLISFDSEYFKLEASVLANDVEYGILCYVDRLGQKRIMINEKKINRLSELIEKFKFVYFEPDSTELIKQDPKVRRKFLDMEVAKLYPYMIKTFQDYQKALMSRNAFLKSYDKKDIIDVYDIELSKLGCQILKKREEIIKRLSEATKEIWYKVFEDKSTIDIVFRPSIPSSSEEEYYSQLKKQFEKDVQMGFTTKGVHRDDFDVFINGQNAKEYASEGQIKFACIAISLASAKLFEKPVLLLDDIFSELDSEKRKNVLKLCKDYQAIITSADEKDSLVKTGLLSHDINLIQL
- the remB gene encoding extracellular matrix regulator RemB; translated protein: MFAHIGEDYVVNSSELLLIMNYDIFMSSEDNLRILESLKNEDRLVVINDDLKKSIIILEIDGRLYAIVSPVSSTTIAKRFLNFNYYVDNYLDES
- the gyrB gene encoding DNA topoisomerase (ATP-hydrolyzing) subunit B → MKLATTKNPNQEYTASEIQVLEGLEAVRKRPGMYIGSTSQRGLHHLVYEIVDNAIDEAMAGFCKNIDVTIHRDNSVTVLDDGRGIPVDIHPKLQKSGVEVVFTVLHAGGKFNESVYKVSGGLHGVGASVVNALSRYLEVEVYRDGNIYYQKYERGKPVCDLKVIGQTQRTGTKVTFLPDDEIFETIEFDADVLLQRLRELAFLNKGIRITFTDEREKNPKTIELKYDGGIAEFVKFLNRNKEVLHPEPIYIEGEKNQILVEVAIQYTDQFGENIYSFANNIATIDGGTHLVGFKAAVTKAVNEYAKKYNFVKGDNQLLGEDIRDGMTAVVSVKIHEPQFEGQTKTKLGNSEARWAVENLVSEKLAAFLEENPDVSKKIIDKALLAAKAREEAKKARELVIKRKSALDSSNLPGKLADCSEKDPEKCEIFIVEGDSAGGSAKQGRDRRYQAILPLWGKMLNVEKASQDKIYSNDKLLPLIQALGVGVGNDIDLKKLRYHKIIIMADADVDGSHIRTLLLTFFYRYMRPLIENGHIYIAQPPLYKITKGKQVRYAYNDKELQKILQEMKDAQVQRFKGLGEMNAEELWETTMDPARRILLRVELEDAVMAEEIFTILMGEKVEPRREFIEKNAKYVRNLDI
- a CDS encoding flavodoxin family protein encodes the protein MRFLIVFYSLTGNSRKVAQALSKVLRCEIVEIKESSSRKSIFGFLRSGYEAITKKIVPIEDIDKDFSKYDHVIVVSPIWAGNLPSPVRSFLKRYLVFIKNISFIFTLASEKEVDVINVFEKDFGKKSLYCMSISKKKIQSQEFEKAVNEFAQKIKIE
- the gyrA gene encoding DNA gyrase subunit A; protein product: MEELDFRIIPVEIQEEMKRSYIDYAMSVIVSRALPDVRDGLKPVHRRILYAMNEIGLTPDKPYRKSATVVGHVLAKYHPHGDAAVYESLVRMAQDFSMRHPLVDGHGNFGSIDGDPPAAMRYTEARMSRIAVEMLRDIEKETVDFMPNFDESAKEPKVLPSRFPNLLVNGSQGIAVGMATNIPPHNLAEVVDAIVYMLDHPDATLDDIMKIIKGPDFPTGGFIIGKKGIKEAYSTGKGKIVVRAKTTIEQTSKGRQRIVVTELPYMVNKARLIEKIAELVRDKKIEGISDIRDETDKEGLRIVIEIKKDADANVVLKQLYKNTQLQDTFGIIMLALVDNQPKVLTLLDMLNYYIEHQKDVIVRRTKYDLKKAEERAHILEGLKKALDHIDEIISIIRSSRTVNEAKERLIERFEFTEVQAQAILDMRLQRLTGLERQKIEEELAELLKMIEYYKNVLANEAMVKEIIKKEILEIKEKYKDERRTKIIQDEQEDFEEEELIQEQDTVITLTHFGYIKRLPLDTYKSQKRGGKGITGISTREEDFVEEVFVTTTHHYILFFTDKGKVYKLRAYEVPEASRQAKGTAIVNLIQIGKDEKITACMTVKDFKEGFLMMCTKNGTIKKVLLSEFENTTKAGKKAITLSEDDCLIDVKLTSGNDEIVLVSSGGYCVVFNENDVRVMGRSAQGVKGMTLEDGDFVVGMEKVSDGKYLLCVTENGFGKRSDIEEYRKTKRGAKGVLTYKVTEKTGRIVDIKMVNDNDEIMLCSTDGVFIRLEIDQVPIQGRSTQGVKLMRIDGDSIKVSSIARVREEE